One stretch of Anas acuta chromosome W, bAnaAcu1.1, whole genome shotgun sequence DNA includes these proteins:
- the LOC137847131 gene encoding uncharacterized protein isoform X2 has protein sequence MEGCWRVTIASDMVSQFPVLLNLSPKETEAIWDAVSEQILEALKQDKAIQVAGLGTFAVLQEQFHVKQKRLLIRKPFFQLDIDEGWLEDMYCPPEILPGEKAAAPLFLPHVREDLFSLLFGKAWERQRIVSNGQGGA, from the exons AtggagggctgctggagggtgaCCATCGCCTCTGATATGGTTTCCCAGTTCCCAGTGCTCCTGAATCTCTCCCCCAAAG AGACTGAGGCTATCTGGGATGCTGTATCCGAGCAAATTCTGGAAGCGCTGAAGCAGGATAAG GCTATTCAGGTTGCGGGACTCGGGACCTTTGCTGTTCTCCAAGAGCAATTCCACGTCAAGCAAAAGCGGCTCCTGATTCGAAAACCGTTCTTCCAGCTGGACATTGATGAGGGGTGGCTGGAGGACATGTACTGTCCCCCTGAGATCCTCCCTGGTgagaaggcagcagcccccctcTTCCTGCCCCATGTCCGGGAGGATTTGTTCTCCCTGCTCTTTGGAAAGGcctgggagaggcagaggaTTGTCTCCAATGGTCAGGGTGGAGCTTGA
- the LOC137847131 gene encoding uncharacterized protein isoform X1 produces the protein MRERDGKGMPCPVQHQEDYCQQAATGRRPAFFKPVSFLCQVSSDSEDKARGQRVVHLAAASCRRVQDQKSFIVPSWQAAAEAEAFPPHGEKLGARHEAARSGEEAFHQCAPPVSRQLPQDKEDRQAGTSSSSQVHQHCAPYSRSLSEIGAGGLEPVLAVGPNKELMALVPRANKASPGRNGCLGSLVSGGGPRDTSGHQAI, from the exons ATGCGTGAACGTGACGGAAAAGGGATGCCATGCCCCGTGCAACACCAGGAGGATTACTGCCAGCAAGCTGCAACGGGTAGGAGGCCAGCCTTCTTCAAGCCCGTGTCATTTCTTTGCCAGGTTTCATCTGACAGTGAGGACAAGGCCAGAGGCCAAAGGGTCGTTCACCTcgcagcagcaagctgcaggaGAGTGCAGGATCAGAAGAG TTTCATTGTGCCATCCTGGCAAGCTGCTGCAGAGGCGGAAGCTTTCCCTCCCCACGGTGAGAAGCTGGGAGCCAGGCACGAGGCAGCAAGATCTGGAGAAGAAGCCTTCCACCAG TGTGCTCCCCCCGTGTCCAGGCAGCTCCCCCAGGACAAAGAAGACAGACAGGCAGGAACCAGCTCCTCAAGCCAAGTCCACCAGCACTGCGCTCCCTACTCCCGAAGCCTCTCAGAGATTGGTGCAG gaGGTCTGGAACCTGTCCTCGCAGTGGGACCAAACAAAGAGCTCATGGCCCTTGTACCAAGAGCGAATAAAGCAAGCCCGGGCAGAAATGGCTGCTTGGGAAGCCTGGTCTCAGGGGGAGGACCGAGAGACACCTCAG GTCACCAGGCAATATGA